A single Hippocampus zosterae strain Florida chromosome 1, ASM2543408v3, whole genome shotgun sequence DNA region contains:
- the dctn1a gene encoding dynactin subunit 1a isoform X3 produces the protein MAMNRRHSYTPQLTSPLISRMSTGGTVESGKPPKIGSVVEVIGKGQRGTVAFIGATLFAAGKWVGVILNEPKGKNDGTVQGKRYFTCEENHGIFIRPTQIQVVDDGSGALSPDTPDSGASRIPRQRDIPETPKTAKQASRENLSSGDVSEMGLSPHQSALGAPATPQFSGPPTEVTATSAPATPSKEEESLRAQVKDLEEKLETLKMKRLEDKAKLKELEKHKIQLEQLHEWKTKMQEQQAELQKNLKEAKREARDAQEAKDRYMEEMSDTADAIEMATLDKEMAEERAESLQVEVETLKEKVEELSMDLEILRHDISEKGSDGAASSYHVKQIEEQNSKLKEALVRMRDLSASEKQEHVKLQKQMEKKNAEMETLRTQKEKLQAEVKQAEATVDELKEQVDAALGSEEMVETLTERNLDLEEKVRELRETVTDLEAINEMNDELQENARETEMELREQLDLSGAKVREADKRVEAAQETVADYQQTINKYRELTNRLQEANKELMTQQNENSEQVQQPPAELFDFKIKFAETKAYAKAIEMELRKMEVAQLNREVSLLTSFMPDSFLRHGGDHDCILVLLLIPRIICKAELISKQAQEKFDLNGNLAQGTALKGPPGEQRSFASGLVYSLSLLQATLHKYEQALSMCSVEVFKRMGTLYSEMSFHERSLDYFIDLLHKDQLDETVQVEPLTKAIKYYQQLYGVHLADHKEDCTVQLSDHIKFTQSALDCMSVEVARLRAFLATGQQSSTLAVLLKDLDTSCSDIKQFCKKIRRRMPGTEAVGAPAALNFGPQVSEALTECRRQLTRVVAVLQEVAAAGAQMVAPLAEQEGLNPLKLEDAACQAVEQVYGAHGLNGTECLRQSCSAIVATMNKMATAMQEGEYDADKPQGKSPPVETRAATVRAEMTDAEGLGVKLEDREAAIKELKKSLKIKGEELSEASVRLSLLEKKLDTSTKDADERVEKIQTKLDKNLDLLKKKEKEFEETMDALQADIDQLEAEKAELKQRINNQSKMTIEGLRGVPASGMVSVVPAGVGMSQSLAGSVQVVDSPLLQQQLEAQRLGLKRLKNENIRLKAEKMSAQLASLPPLCPAKLPQVSKESSMPPEGLNMGIYRRTDQLLATLLKLSAEVKVVDITGKTSVSASAQLLEQTTRLHNLSNALAKLKGEVAEHIVSNQHGARAASDFATFPVSSFVKAKEEKKGGTVFVGRVAIPCTRGQEQVHRLVLSQQQLHQVHRLLMG, from the exons ATGGCTATGAACCGGAGACATTCGTATACGCCCCAG CTAACCAGCCCATTGATAAGCAGAATGAGCACCGGGGGAACTGTGGAAAGTGGAAAACCCCCAAAG ATTGGTTCTGTAGTGGAAGTGATCGGAAAAGGACAGCGTGGCACCGTCGCCTTTATCGGAGCGACCCTCTTTGCCGCCGGGAAATGGGTGGGTGTCATCCTCAACGAACCCAAAGGCAAGAATGACGGCACCGTGCAGGGGAAACGCTACTTCACCTGTGAGGAAAACCATGGAATATTTATCAGACCGACACAG ATCCAGGTGGTGGATGACGGCTCGGGCGCATTATCCCCCGACACTCCCGATTCGGGCGCTTCCAGGATCCCGAGACAAAGAG ATATTCCAGAGACTCCCAAAACGGCTAAACAG GCGTCTCGTGAGAATCTGTCATCTGGCGATGTCAGTGAGATGGGCCTTTCCCCCCATCAGAGCGCGCTGGGCGCTCCTGCGACTCCTCAGTTTAGCGGGCCGCCCACTGAGGTCACCGCAACCTCTGCTCCAGCGACTCCGAGCAAG GAGGAGGAATCCCTTCGTGCGCAGGTCAAGGACTTGGAGGAGAAACTGGAGACGCTGAAAATGAAGCGCTTGGAGGACAAGGCCAAGCTGAAGGAGCTGGAGAAGCACAAGATCCAACTGGAGCAGCTGCACGAGTGGAAGACCAAGATGCAGGAGCAGCAGGCCGAGCTGCAGAAGAACCTCAAAGAAGCCAAGAGG GAAGCACGTGACGCTCAGGAGGCGAAGGACCGCTATATGGAGGAGATGTCGGACACCGCCGACGCCATCGAAATGGCCACCCTGGATAAAGAGATGGCCGAAGAGCGAGCGGAGTCGCTGCAGGTGGAGGTGGAAACGCTGAAGGAGAAAGTGGAGGAGCTGTCCATGGACCTGGAGATCCTTCGACATGACATTTCGGAGAAAG GCTCGGATGGTGCCGCCTCCAGCTATCACGTTAAACAGATCGAGGAGCAGAACAGCAAATTGAAGGAGGCCTTGGTCAG gATGCGTGACCTGTCCGCCTCTGAGAAACAGGAGCACGTGAAGCTGCAGAAACAGATGGAAAAGAAGAATGCCGAGATGGAGACCCTGCGGACTCAGAAGGAAAAACTGCAGGCGGAGGTCAAGCAGGCCGAGGCCACAGTCGACGAACTGAAAGAGCAG GTGGACGCCGCGCTGGGATCAGAGGAGATGGTTGAGACCCTGACGGAGAGGAACCTCGACCTGGAGGAGAAAGTCAGAGAGCTGCGAGAAACCGTTACCGATCTG GAGGCGATCAACGAAATGAACGACGAGCTGCAGGAGAACGCCAGGGAGACGGAGATGGAGCTGAGGGAGCAGCTGGACCTGAGCGGCGCCAAGGTCCGGGAGGCAGACAAGCGGGTGGAGGCCGCCCAGGAGACGGTGGCCGATTACCAGCAGACCATCAACAAATACCGAGAGCTCACCAACAGACTGCAG GAGGCCAACAAAGAGCTCATGACCCAGCAGAATGAAAATAGTGAACAGGTCCAACAACCTCCCGCGGAGCTGTTCGACTTCAAGATCAAGTTCGCCGAGACTAAGGCATACGCCAAG GCCATCGAGATGGAGCTTCGGAAAATGGAAGTGGCTCAGCTCAACCGCGAGGTGTCCCTGCTCACGTCCTTCATGCCGGACTCCTTCCTTCGTCACGGCGGAGACCATGACTGCATCCTGGTGCTCCTGCTCATCCCCAGGATCATTTGCAAG GCGGAGCTAATTAGCAAACAGGCGCAGGAGAAGTTCGATTTAAACGGGAACCTGGCGCAAGGCACGGCGCTCAAAGGGCCTCCGGGAGAACAACGCAGTTTTGCCTCCGGCCTCGTGTACTCCCTGAGCTTGCTGCAGGCCACCTTGCACAAATACGAACA AGCTCTGAGCATGTGCTCGGTGGAGGTTTTCAAGCGCATGGGCACGCTCTACTCGGAGATGAGTTTTCACGAGCGCTCCCTGGACTATTTCATCGACCTGCTGCACAAAGACCAGTTGGACGAGACCGTTCAGGTGGAACCGCTGACCAAGGCCATCAAGTATTACCAG CAATTGTACGGCGTTCATCTGGCAGACCACAAAGAGGACTGCACCGTGCAGCTATCAGACCACATTAAG TTTACCCAGAGTGCCCTGGACTGTATGAGCGTGGAGGTCGCCCGTCTGCGTGCGTTCCTCGCCACGGGTCAGCAGAGCTCCACTCTGGCGGTTCTCCTGAAGGACCTGGACACTTCCTGCTCGGACATCAAGCAGTTTTGTAAGAAAATCCGCCGCAGAATGCCCGGAACGGAAGCCGTTGGAGCACCGGCCGCTCTCAATTTTGGACCGCAG GTGTCTGAGGCGCTGACCGAGTGCAGACGGCAGCTGACCCGCGTGGTGGCGGTGCTccaggaggtggcggcggccggAGCGCAGATGGTGGCGCCGCTAGCTGAGCAGGAAGGACTCAATCCGCTCAAATTGGAGGATGCGGCGTGCCAGGCTGTGGAGCAG GTGTATGGCGCACATGGTCTTAATGGCACCGAGTGCCTGCGTCAATCTTGCAGCGCTATCGTCGCTACCATGAACAAGATGGCCACCGCCATGCAAGAAGGAGAGTACGACGCCGACAAACCACAGGGAAAG AGTCCTCCGGTGGAAACGAGAGCAGCCACAGTTAGAGCCGAGATGACTGATGCGGAGGGCCTTGGAGTGAAGCTGGAGGACAGAGAAGCGGCCATCAAGGAGCTCAAGAAATCCCTCAAGATCAAG GGAGAAGAGCTGAGCGAGGCCAGTGTACGTCTGAGCCTGCTGGAGAAGAAGCTGGACACGTCCACCAAGGACGCGGATGAGCGTGTGGAGAAGATCCAGACCAAACTGGACAAGAACCTCGACTTgctgaagaagaaagaaaa GGAATTTGAGGAGACGATGGATGCGCTGCAAGCCGACATCGACCAGCTGGAAGCGGAGAAAGCAGAGCTGAAACAGCGCATCAATAACCAATCGAAGATGACCATCGAAGGCTTGCGAGGTGTGCCCGCTTCTGGGATGGTTTCCGTGGTTCCCGCAGGAG tgggtATGTCCCAATCACTGGCGGGCTCGGTGCAAGTGGTGGACTCTCCTCTGCTCCAGCAGCAGCTTGAAGCTCAGAGGCTGGGCCTGAAACGCCTCAAGAACGAAAACATCAGACTTAAG GCAGAGAAGATGAGCGCCCAGCTGGCCTCCCTGCCTCCACTGTGCCCGGCCAAACTGCCCCAGGTGTCCAAAGAGAGCTCCATGCCACCAGAGGGACTGAATATGGGCATCTACCGCCGCACAGACCAGCTGCTGGCGACTCTTCTCAAGCTGAGTGCAGAAGTCAAAGTGGTGGACATCACCGGGAAGACGTCCG TCAGCGCCAGCGCGCAGCTGCTGGAGCAGACCACCCGACTGCACAACCTCAGCAACGCTCTAGCTAaactcaag GGTGAAGTAGCTGAACACATTGTGTCCAATCAGCATGGAGCAAGAGCTGCTTCCGACTTTGCAACCTTCCCGGTTTCTTCTTTCGTcaag gcaaaggaggagaagaagggcGGGACGGTGTTTGTGGGCCGCGTTGCCATTCCTTGCACTCGTGGACAAGAGCAAGTCCACCGTCTGGTCCTGTCGCAGCAGCAACTGCACCAAGTGCACCGCCTCCTCATGGGCTGA
- the dctn1a gene encoding dynactin subunit 1a isoform X5 has translation MAMNRRHSYTPQLTSPLISRMSTGGTVESGKPPKIGSVVEVIGKGQRGTVAFIGATLFAAGKWVGVILNEPKGKNDGTVQGKRYFTCEENHGIFIRPTQIQVVDDGSGALSPDTPDSGASRIPRQRDIPETPKTAKQTPISAKKSSTRRSAKWRTPKRLASATSLPSLLVRPPGRCRLPLMASRENLSSGDVSEMGLSPHQSALGAPATPQFSGPPTEVTATSAPATPSKEEESLRAQVKDLEEKLETLKMKRLEDKAKLKELEKHKIQLEQLHEWKTKMQEQQAELQKNLKEAKREARDAQEAKDRYMEEMSDTADAIEMATLDKEMAEERAESLQVEVETLKEKVEELSMDLEILRHDISEKGSDGAASSYHVKQIEEQNSKLKEALVRMRDLSASEKQEHVKLQKQMEKKNAEMETLRTQKEKLQAEVKQAEATVDELKEQVDAALGSEEMVETLTERNLDLEEKVRELRETVTDLEAINEMNDELQENARETEMELREQLDLSGAKVREADKRVEAAQETVADYQQTINKYRELTNRLQEANKELMTQQNENSEQVQQPPAELFDFKIKFAETKAYAKAIEMELRKMEVAQLNREVSLLTSFMPDSFLRHGGDHDCILVLLLIPRIICKAELISKQAQEKFDLNGNLAQGTALKGPPGEQRSFASGLVYSLSLLQATLHKYEQALSMCSVEVFKRMGTLYSEMSFHERSLDYFIDLLHKDQLDETVQVEPLTKAIKYYQQLYGVHLADHKEDCTVQLSDHIKFTQSALDCMSVEVARLRAFLATGQQSSTLAVLLKDLDTSCSDIKQFCKKIRRRMPGTEAVGAPAALNFGPQVSEALTECRRQLTRVVAVLQEVAAAGAQMVAPLAEQEGLNPLKLEDAACQAVEQVYGAHGLNGTECLRQSCSAIVATMNKMATAMQEGEYDADKPQGKSPPVETRAATVRAEMTDAEGLGVKLEDREAAIKELKKSLKIKGEELSEASVRLSLLEKKLDTSTKDADERVEKIQTKLDKNLDLLKKKEKEFEETMDALQADIDQLEAEKAELKQRINNQSKMTIEGLRGVPASGMVSVVPAGVGMSQSLAGSVQVVDSPLLQQQLEAQRLGLKRLKNENIRLKAEKMSAQLASLPPLCPAKLPQVSKESSMPPEGLNMGIYRRTDQLLATLLKLSAEVKVVDITGKTSVSASAQLLEQTTRLHNLSNALAKLKGEVAEHIVSNQHGARAASDFATFPVSSFVKAKEEKKGGTVFVGRVAIPCTRGQEQVHRLVLSQQQLHQVHRLLMG, from the exons ATGGCTATGAACCGGAGACATTCGTATACGCCCCAG CTAACCAGCCCATTGATAAGCAGAATGAGCACCGGGGGAACTGTGGAAAGTGGAAAACCCCCAAAG ATTGGTTCTGTAGTGGAAGTGATCGGAAAAGGACAGCGTGGCACCGTCGCCTTTATCGGAGCGACCCTCTTTGCCGCCGGGAAATGGGTGGGTGTCATCCTCAACGAACCCAAAGGCAAGAATGACGGCACCGTGCAGGGGAAACGCTACTTCACCTGTGAGGAAAACCATGGAATATTTATCAGACCGACACAG ATCCAGGTGGTGGATGACGGCTCGGGCGCATTATCCCCCGACACTCCCGATTCGGGCGCTTCCAGGATCCCGAGACAAAGAG ATATTCCAGAGACTCCCAAAACGGCTAAACAG acACCCATAAGTGCAAAGAAG TCCTCTACCCGTCGTTCTGCCAAG TGGCGCACGCCAAAGCGTCTGGCATCAGCCACCTCGCTCCCCTCCCTCTTGGTCCGTCCCCCGGGCCGCTGCAGGCTGCCGCTCATG GCGTCTCGTGAGAATCTGTCATCTGGCGATGTCAGTGAGATGGGCCTTTCCCCCCATCAGAGCGCGCTGGGCGCTCCTGCGACTCCTCAGTTTAGCGGGCCGCCCACTGAGGTCACCGCAACCTCTGCTCCAGCGACTCCGAGCAAG GAGGAGGAATCCCTTCGTGCGCAGGTCAAGGACTTGGAGGAGAAACTGGAGACGCTGAAAATGAAGCGCTTGGAGGACAAGGCCAAGCTGAAGGAGCTGGAGAAGCACAAGATCCAACTGGAGCAGCTGCACGAGTGGAAGACCAAGATGCAGGAGCAGCAGGCCGAGCTGCAGAAGAACCTCAAAGAAGCCAAGAGG GAAGCACGTGACGCTCAGGAGGCGAAGGACCGCTATATGGAGGAGATGTCGGACACCGCCGACGCCATCGAAATGGCCACCCTGGATAAAGAGATGGCCGAAGAGCGAGCGGAGTCGCTGCAGGTGGAGGTGGAAACGCTGAAGGAGAAAGTGGAGGAGCTGTCCATGGACCTGGAGATCCTTCGACATGACATTTCGGAGAAAG GCTCGGATGGTGCCGCCTCCAGCTATCACGTTAAACAGATCGAGGAGCAGAACAGCAAATTGAAGGAGGCCTTGGTCAG gATGCGTGACCTGTCCGCCTCTGAGAAACAGGAGCACGTGAAGCTGCAGAAACAGATGGAAAAGAAGAATGCCGAGATGGAGACCCTGCGGACTCAGAAGGAAAAACTGCAGGCGGAGGTCAAGCAGGCCGAGGCCACAGTCGACGAACTGAAAGAGCAG GTGGACGCCGCGCTGGGATCAGAGGAGATGGTTGAGACCCTGACGGAGAGGAACCTCGACCTGGAGGAGAAAGTCAGAGAGCTGCGAGAAACCGTTACCGATCTG GAGGCGATCAACGAAATGAACGACGAGCTGCAGGAGAACGCCAGGGAGACGGAGATGGAGCTGAGGGAGCAGCTGGACCTGAGCGGCGCCAAGGTCCGGGAGGCAGACAAGCGGGTGGAGGCCGCCCAGGAGACGGTGGCCGATTACCAGCAGACCATCAACAAATACCGAGAGCTCACCAACAGACTGCAG GAGGCCAACAAAGAGCTCATGACCCAGCAGAATGAAAATAGTGAACAGGTCCAACAACCTCCCGCGGAGCTGTTCGACTTCAAGATCAAGTTCGCCGAGACTAAGGCATACGCCAAG GCCATCGAGATGGAGCTTCGGAAAATGGAAGTGGCTCAGCTCAACCGCGAGGTGTCCCTGCTCACGTCCTTCATGCCGGACTCCTTCCTTCGTCACGGCGGAGACCATGACTGCATCCTGGTGCTCCTGCTCATCCCCAGGATCATTTGCAAG GCGGAGCTAATTAGCAAACAGGCGCAGGAGAAGTTCGATTTAAACGGGAACCTGGCGCAAGGCACGGCGCTCAAAGGGCCTCCGGGAGAACAACGCAGTTTTGCCTCCGGCCTCGTGTACTCCCTGAGCTTGCTGCAGGCCACCTTGCACAAATACGAACA AGCTCTGAGCATGTGCTCGGTGGAGGTTTTCAAGCGCATGGGCACGCTCTACTCGGAGATGAGTTTTCACGAGCGCTCCCTGGACTATTTCATCGACCTGCTGCACAAAGACCAGTTGGACGAGACCGTTCAGGTGGAACCGCTGACCAAGGCCATCAAGTATTACCAG CAATTGTACGGCGTTCATCTGGCAGACCACAAAGAGGACTGCACCGTGCAGCTATCAGACCACATTAAG TTTACCCAGAGTGCCCTGGACTGTATGAGCGTGGAGGTCGCCCGTCTGCGTGCGTTCCTCGCCACGGGTCAGCAGAGCTCCACTCTGGCGGTTCTCCTGAAGGACCTGGACACTTCCTGCTCGGACATCAAGCAGTTTTGTAAGAAAATCCGCCGCAGAATGCCCGGAACGGAAGCCGTTGGAGCACCGGCCGCTCTCAATTTTGGACCGCAG GTGTCTGAGGCGCTGACCGAGTGCAGACGGCAGCTGACCCGCGTGGTGGCGGTGCTccaggaggtggcggcggccggAGCGCAGATGGTGGCGCCGCTAGCTGAGCAGGAAGGACTCAATCCGCTCAAATTGGAGGATGCGGCGTGCCAGGCTGTGGAGCAG GTGTATGGCGCACATGGTCTTAATGGCACCGAGTGCCTGCGTCAATCTTGCAGCGCTATCGTCGCTACCATGAACAAGATGGCCACCGCCATGCAAGAAGGAGAGTACGACGCCGACAAACCACAGGGAAAG AGTCCTCCGGTGGAAACGAGAGCAGCCACAGTTAGAGCCGAGATGACTGATGCGGAGGGCCTTGGAGTGAAGCTGGAGGACAGAGAAGCGGCCATCAAGGAGCTCAAGAAATCCCTCAAGATCAAG GGAGAAGAGCTGAGCGAGGCCAGTGTACGTCTGAGCCTGCTGGAGAAGAAGCTGGACACGTCCACCAAGGACGCGGATGAGCGTGTGGAGAAGATCCAGACCAAACTGGACAAGAACCTCGACTTgctgaagaagaaagaaaa GGAATTTGAGGAGACGATGGATGCGCTGCAAGCCGACATCGACCAGCTGGAAGCGGAGAAAGCAGAGCTGAAACAGCGCATCAATAACCAATCGAAGATGACCATCGAAGGCTTGCGAGGTGTGCCCGCTTCTGGGATGGTTTCCGTGGTTCCCGCAGGAG tgggtATGTCCCAATCACTGGCGGGCTCGGTGCAAGTGGTGGACTCTCCTCTGCTCCAGCAGCAGCTTGAAGCTCAGAGGCTGGGCCTGAAACGCCTCAAGAACGAAAACATCAGACTTAAG GCAGAGAAGATGAGCGCCCAGCTGGCCTCCCTGCCTCCACTGTGCCCGGCCAAACTGCCCCAGGTGTCCAAAGAGAGCTCCATGCCACCAGAGGGACTGAATATGGGCATCTACCGCCGCACAGACCAGCTGCTGGCGACTCTTCTCAAGCTGAGTGCAGAAGTCAAAGTGGTGGACATCACCGGGAAGACGTCCG TCAGCGCCAGCGCGCAGCTGCTGGAGCAGACCACCCGACTGCACAACCTCAGCAACGCTCTAGCTAaactcaag GGTGAAGTAGCTGAACACATTGTGTCCAATCAGCATGGAGCAAGAGCTGCTTCCGACTTTGCAACCTTCCCGGTTTCTTCTTTCGTcaag gcaaaggaggagaagaagggcGGGACGGTGTTTGTGGGCCGCGTTGCCATTCCTTGCACTCGTGGACAAGAGCAAGTCCACCGTCTGGTCCTGTCGCAGCAGCAACTGCACCAAGTGCACCGCCTCCTCATGGGCTGA